The Haemorhous mexicanus isolate bHaeMex1 chromosome 8, bHaeMex1.pri, whole genome shotgun sequence genome includes a window with the following:
- the SLC11A1 gene encoding natural resistance-associated macrophage protein 1 isoform X2, which yields MAGSGPPMASLEPGLTRSLNGGPLPPQRPGTQDQTYLDELISIPKGSGPGFSFRKLWAFTGPGFLMSIAYLDPGNVESDLQSGALAGFKLLWVLLWATILGLLCQRLAIRLGVVTGKDLGEICYLYYPKVPRVLLWLMIEMAIIGSDMQEVIGTAIAFSLLSAGRIPLWAGVLITIVDTLFFLFLDKYGLRKLEAFFGLLITIMALTFGYEYVVVRPRQVEVLKGIFLPSCPGCGQKELLQAMGIIGAIIMPHNIFLHSSLVKTRVIDRSKKEAVQEANMYFLTESCLALFVSFLINLFVMAVFGEAFYHQRNEDVHNKCINSSISHYAGIFPTNNETISVDIYQGGVILGCYFGAVALYIWGIGILAAGQSSTMTGTYAGQFVMEGFLQLRWSRFTRVLFTRSFAILPTVLVAAFKDISHLTGMNDLLNVLQSILLPFAVLPVLTFTSLHPLMQDFSNSLSGHAASHMEPASWPGAATAASISVSPSTRQRHGSESSALLPTPNPRQFRGAGPGWMRGEWDRAGHSPVRWHRRFSE from the exons ATGGCTGGATCAGGTCCCCCCATGGCATCATTGGAACCAG GCCTCACCAGGTCCCTGAACGGGGGCCCCTTGCCCCCACAGCGCCCTGGCACTCAGGACCAGACCTACCTGGATGAGCTCATCAGCATCCCCAAGGGCAGTGGG CCCGGGTTCAGCTTTAGGAAACTCTGGGCTTTCACCGGTCCCGGCTTCCTCATGAGCATCGCCTACTTGGACCCAGGCAACGTGGAGTCAGACCTGCAAAGCGGGGCCCTGGCGGGATTCAAG ctgctgtgggtgctgctgtgggccaccatcctggggctgctgtgccagcgCCTCGCCATCCGTCTGGGTGTGGTGACCGGGAAGGACCTGGGCGAGATTTGCTACCTCTATTACCCCAAG GTGCCCCGCGTGCTGCTCTGGCTCATGATTGAGATGGCCATCATTGGCTCTGACATGCAGGAGGTGATCGGGACAGCCATTGCTTTCAGCCTGCTCTCAGCTGGCCG CATCCCCCTCTGGGCTGGGGTCCTTATCACCATCGTGGAcaccctcttcttcctcttcctcgaTAAGTACG GGCTCCGCAAACTGGAGGCTTTCTTCGGCCTCCTCATCACCATCATGGCCCTGACCTTTGGCTATGAG TACGTGGTGGTGAGGCCAAGGCAGGTGGAGGTGCTGAAGGGCAttttcctgcccagctgcccgGGCTGCGGGcaaaaggagctgctgcaggccatGGGCATCATCGGCGCCATCATTATGCCCCATAACATCTTCCTCCACTCCTCCTTGGTCAAG ACACGGGTGATTGACCGGTCCAAGAAGGAGGCAGTGCAGGAGGCCAATATGTATTTCCTGACCGAGTCCTGCCTGGCCCTCTTTGTCTCCTTCCTCATCAACCTCTTTGTCATGGCTGTCTTCGGTGAGGCTTTCTACCACCAGCGAAACGAGGACGTG CACAACAAGTGCATCAACAGCAGCATCAGTCACTACGCCGGCATCTTCCCCACCAACAACGAGACCATCTCTGTGGATATCTACCAGGGG ggtgtcatcctgggctgCTATTTCGGGGCAGTGGCACTGTACATCTGGGGCATTGGGAtcctggcagcaggacagagctccaCAATGACCGGGACTTACGCAGGGCAGTTCGTCATGGAG GGCTTCCTGCAGCTCCGCTGGTCCCGCTTCACCCGGGTGCTCTTCACCCGCTCCTTTGCCATCCTGCCCACTGTCTTGGTGGCCGCTTTCAAGGACATCAGCCACCTCACAGGCATGAATGACCTGCTCAACGTCCTGCAGAGCATCCTG CTGCCTTTTGCcgtcctgcctgtgctcacatTCACCAGCCTGCACCCGCTCATGCAGGATTTCAGCAACAGCCT ATCTGGACATGCAGCATCGCACATGGAGCCCGCTTCCTGGCCCGGGGCCGCCACAGCCGCTTCAATTTCGGTCTCGCCCTCGACCCGACAGAGACACG GATCTGAGAGCTCAGCGCTTCTTCCCACCCCCAACCCCCGCCAATTCCGAGGTGCTGGTCCAGGCTGGATGCGAGGGGAGTGGGATAGAGCTGGACATTCTCCCGTCCGTTGGCACAGGCGCTTCAGTGAATGA
- the CTDSP1 gene encoding carboxy-terminal domain RNA polymerase II polypeptide A small phosphatase 1 — protein sequence MEHQSIIAQVSREEGSAPLQEKGTQTPAKKPRSRSILQSLFCCLCRDEGEPCTGTTGAPLLVEENGALPKAAVKHLLPEIKPQDASKLCVVIDLDETLVHSSFKPVNNADFIIPVEIDGIMHQVYVLKRPHVDEFLQRMGELFECVLFTASLAKYADPVADLLDKWGAFRARLFRESCVFHRGNYVKDLSRLGRDLRRIIIVDNSPASYIFHPDNAVPVASWFNNMADTELLDLLPFFERLSKVEDVYAVLKKQRTNS from the exons ATGGAGCACCAGTCCATCATCGCCCAGGTtagcagggaggaggggagcgCCCCGCTTCAGGAGAAAG GTACCCAGACCCCTGCCAAGAAGCCTCGAAGCCGCAGCATTCTCCAGTCcctcttctgctgcctgtgccgCGATGAGGGGGAGCCCTGCACCGGCACCACCGGCGCACCGCTGCTGGTGGAGGAGAACGGGGCGCTGCCCAAG gctgctgtcAAGCACCTGCTGCCCGAGATCAAGCCGCAGGACGCCAGCAAGCTCTGTGTGGTCATCGACCTGGATGAGACCCTGGTGCACAGCTCCTTCAAG ccagtGAACAACGCCGACTTCATCATTCCTGTGGAAATCGATGGCATCATGCACCAG GTGTACGTGCTCAAGCGGCCGCACGTGGACGAGTTCCTGCAGCGCATGGGCGAGCTCTTTGAGTGCGTGCTCttcactgccagcctggccaaG TATGCAGACCCTGTGGCTGATCTGCTGGATAAATGGGGGGCTTTCCGGGCACGGCTTTTCCGGGAATCCTGTGTTTTCCATCGCGGCAACTACGTGAAGGACCTGAGCCGCCTGGGCCGCGACCTGCGCCGAATCATCATCGTGGACAACTCGCCCGCATCCTACATCTTCCACCCTGATAATGCC GTGCCGGTGGCCTCCTGGTTCAATAACATGGcggacacagagctgctggacctGCTGCCCTTCTTCGAGAGGCTCAGCAAGGTGGAGGACGTGTACGCAGTGCTCAAGAAGCAGCGGACTAACAGCTAA
- the SLC11A1 gene encoding natural resistance-associated macrophage protein 1 isoform X3 translates to MAGSGPPMASLEPGLTRSLNGGPLPPQRPGTQDQTYLDELISIPKGSGPGFSFRKLWAFTGPGFLMSIAYLDPGNVESDLQSGALAGFKVPRVLLWLMIEMAIIGSDMQEVIGTAIAFSLLSAGRIPLWAGVLITIVDTLFFLFLDKYGLRKLEAFFGLLITIMALTFGYEYVVVRPRQVEVLKGIFLPSCPGCGQKELLQAMGIIGAIIMPHNIFLHSSLVKTRVIDRSKKEAVQEANMYFLTESCLALFVSFLINLFVMAVFGEAFYHQRNEDVHNKCINSSISHYAGIFPTNNETISVDIYQGGVILGCYFGAVALYIWGIGILAAGQSSTMTGTYAGQFVMEGFLQLRWSRFTRVLFTRSFAILPTVLVAAFKDISHLTGMNDLLNVLQSILLPFAVLPVLTFTSLHPLMQDFSNSLPGKVLMTLITGLVCAINIYFVVDFLPTLHGLEYHIPLSLLLVAYVAFVAYLIWTCSIAHGARFLARGRHSRFNFGLALDPTETRI, encoded by the exons ATGGCTGGATCAGGTCCCCCCATGGCATCATTGGAACCAG GCCTCACCAGGTCCCTGAACGGGGGCCCCTTGCCCCCACAGCGCCCTGGCACTCAGGACCAGACCTACCTGGATGAGCTCATCAGCATCCCCAAGGGCAGTGGG CCCGGGTTCAGCTTTAGGAAACTCTGGGCTTTCACCGGTCCCGGCTTCCTCATGAGCATCGCCTACTTGGACCCAGGCAACGTGGAGTCAGACCTGCAAAGCGGGGCCCTGGCGGGATTCAAG GTGCCCCGCGTGCTGCTCTGGCTCATGATTGAGATGGCCATCATTGGCTCTGACATGCAGGAGGTGATCGGGACAGCCATTGCTTTCAGCCTGCTCTCAGCTGGCCG CATCCCCCTCTGGGCTGGGGTCCTTATCACCATCGTGGAcaccctcttcttcctcttcctcgaTAAGTACG GGCTCCGCAAACTGGAGGCTTTCTTCGGCCTCCTCATCACCATCATGGCCCTGACCTTTGGCTATGAG TACGTGGTGGTGAGGCCAAGGCAGGTGGAGGTGCTGAAGGGCAttttcctgcccagctgcccgGGCTGCGGGcaaaaggagctgctgcaggccatGGGCATCATCGGCGCCATCATTATGCCCCATAACATCTTCCTCCACTCCTCCTTGGTCAAG ACACGGGTGATTGACCGGTCCAAGAAGGAGGCAGTGCAGGAGGCCAATATGTATTTCCTGACCGAGTCCTGCCTGGCCCTCTTTGTCTCCTTCCTCATCAACCTCTTTGTCATGGCTGTCTTCGGTGAGGCTTTCTACCACCAGCGAAACGAGGACGTG CACAACAAGTGCATCAACAGCAGCATCAGTCACTACGCCGGCATCTTCCCCACCAACAACGAGACCATCTCTGTGGATATCTACCAGGGG ggtgtcatcctgggctgCTATTTCGGGGCAGTGGCACTGTACATCTGGGGCATTGGGAtcctggcagcaggacagagctccaCAATGACCGGGACTTACGCAGGGCAGTTCGTCATGGAG GGCTTCCTGCAGCTCCGCTGGTCCCGCTTCACCCGGGTGCTCTTCACCCGCTCCTTTGCCATCCTGCCCACTGTCTTGGTGGCCGCTTTCAAGGACATCAGCCACCTCACAGGCATGAATGACCTGCTCAACGTCCTGCAGAGCATCCTG CTGCCTTTTGCcgtcctgcctgtgctcacatTCACCAGCCTGCACCCGCTCATGCAGGATTTCAGCAACAGCCT CCCGGGGAAGGTGCTGATGACCCTCATAACGGGGCTGGTCTGCGCCATCAACATTTACTTCGTGGTGGACTTTTTGCCAACACTGCATGGCCTGGAGTACCACATTCCCCTGAGCCTGCTACTGGTCGCCTACGTGGCTTTCGTCGCCTACCTG ATCTGGACATGCAGCATCGCACATGGAGCCCGCTTCCTGGCCCGGGGCCGCCACAGCCGCTTCAATTTCGGTCTCGCCCTCGACCCGACAGAGACACG GATCTGA
- the CATIP gene encoding ciliogenesis-associated TTC17-interacting protein — MESPPGSPQDSPSVADAAAEFLSLIGLKELEWCLFAETLAVVAVGASPRDKAQGQWWMAAQWAPYQREGEPVQSCILVQTKFRGKQDGVPVSSTLKAYVTWHLETLEQEEQECLELRPHPTKKTTHTVSHEHGMTVTRTLQEGEAEPRCHSFSYSRARLRGRLLEGASLLLLRVLARRHTMPPGLVFPAINSEGDLCTFSYSALGIQQQMVGSTETEVFVIKRAVRASTGARTVWHCSFLPSGHLAQLMQIGSPVLMLLQDESILSKSGLSPSSPSPKNPWTGRRTWSSTPISWTGRRSCNSPMLPTSSSTPRSGHCYLTSSRHCSSSSHMTPSPLLRNSSPTSGPLGPPLPPLGLPAPSPTPQLATLQLTANKAASTACPVLFALGKLRLREGRWS; from the exons ATGGAGTCTCCTCCCGGGAGCCCACAGGACAGCCCGAGCGTGGCGGACGCTGCTGCCGAGTTCCTGAGCCTCATCG GGTTGAAGGAGCTGGAGTGGTGCCTGTTTGCTGAGACGCTGGCAGTGGTGGCTGTGGGGGCCTCACCAAGGGACAAGGCACAGGGCCAGTGGTGGATGGCAGCCCAGTGGGCACCCTACCAGCGGGAAGGTGAGCCGGTGCAGAGCTGCATCCTGGTGCAAACCAAGTTCCGAGGCAAGCAGGATGGAGTGCCTGTCTCCAGCACCCTCAAAG CCTATGTGACCTGGCATCTGGAgaccctggagcaggaggagcaggagtgcCTGGAG CTCAGACCACACCCCACCAAGAAGACGACCCACACTGTGAGCCACGAGCACGGGATGACGGTCACGAGGAccctgcaggagggagag gcagagccacGGTGCCACAGCTTCTCGTACAGCCGGGCCAGGCTGCGGGGGCGGCTGCTGGAGGGtgccagcctcctgctgctgcgGGTGCTGGCCCGCCGGCACACAATGCCCCCCGGCCTTGTCTTCCCAGCCATCAACAGCGAGGGCGACCTCTGCACCTTCAGCTAT TCTGCCCTGGGCATCCAGCAGCAGATGGTGGGCTCGACAGAGACAGAGGTGTTTGTGATCAAGCGAGCCGTGCGCGCCAGCACAGGCGCCCGCACCGTGTGGCACTGCAGTTTCCTGCCCAGCGG GCATCTGGCTCAGCTGATGCAGATTGGCTCCCCAGTGCTGATGCTTCTGCAGGATGAGTCCATCCTCAGCAAGTCAG GTTTGAGCCCCAGCTCCCCTTCCCCAAAGAACCCCTGGACTGGGAGGAGGACATGGAGCTCTACTCCTATTTCCTGGACAGGAAG gaggagctgcaacTCTCCCATGCTGCCtacctccagcagcaccccgAGGTCCGGGCACTGCTATCTGACTTCCTCCAGGCattgctcctccagcagccacatGACACCATCTCCTTTGCTGCGGAATTCTTCGCCCACCAGCGGCCCATTGGGACCCCCTTTGCCTCCACTGGGgctgccagccccctccccaactCCCCAGCTGGCCACCCTCCAGCTAACAGCAAATaaagcagccagcactgcctgtccAGTCTTGTTTGctctggggaaactgaggctcagggagggcaggtggagctga
- the SLC11A1 gene encoding natural resistance-associated macrophage protein 1 isoform X1: MAGSGPPMASLEPGLTRSLNGGPLPPQRPGTQDQTYLDELISIPKGSGPGFSFRKLWAFTGPGFLMSIAYLDPGNVESDLQSGALAGFKLLWVLLWATILGLLCQRLAIRLGVVTGKDLGEICYLYYPKVPRVLLWLMIEMAIIGSDMQEVIGTAIAFSLLSAGRIPLWAGVLITIVDTLFFLFLDKYGLRKLEAFFGLLITIMALTFGYEYVVVRPRQVEVLKGIFLPSCPGCGQKELLQAMGIIGAIIMPHNIFLHSSLVKTRVIDRSKKEAVQEANMYFLTESCLALFVSFLINLFVMAVFGEAFYHQRNEDVHNKCINSSISHYAGIFPTNNETISVDIYQGGVILGCYFGAVALYIWGIGILAAGQSSTMTGTYAGQFVMEGFLQLRWSRFTRVLFTRSFAILPTVLVAAFKDISHLTGMNDLLNVLQSILLPFAVLPVLTFTSLHPLMQDFSNSLPGKVLMTLITGLVCAINIYFVVDFLPTLHGLEYHIPLSLLLVAYVAFVAYLIWTCSIAHGARFLARGRHSRFNFGLALDPTETRI, encoded by the exons ATGGCTGGATCAGGTCCCCCCATGGCATCATTGGAACCAG GCCTCACCAGGTCCCTGAACGGGGGCCCCTTGCCCCCACAGCGCCCTGGCACTCAGGACCAGACCTACCTGGATGAGCTCATCAGCATCCCCAAGGGCAGTGGG CCCGGGTTCAGCTTTAGGAAACTCTGGGCTTTCACCGGTCCCGGCTTCCTCATGAGCATCGCCTACTTGGACCCAGGCAACGTGGAGTCAGACCTGCAAAGCGGGGCCCTGGCGGGATTCAAG ctgctgtgggtgctgctgtgggccaccatcctggggctgctgtgccagcgCCTCGCCATCCGTCTGGGTGTGGTGACCGGGAAGGACCTGGGCGAGATTTGCTACCTCTATTACCCCAAG GTGCCCCGCGTGCTGCTCTGGCTCATGATTGAGATGGCCATCATTGGCTCTGACATGCAGGAGGTGATCGGGACAGCCATTGCTTTCAGCCTGCTCTCAGCTGGCCG CATCCCCCTCTGGGCTGGGGTCCTTATCACCATCGTGGAcaccctcttcttcctcttcctcgaTAAGTACG GGCTCCGCAAACTGGAGGCTTTCTTCGGCCTCCTCATCACCATCATGGCCCTGACCTTTGGCTATGAG TACGTGGTGGTGAGGCCAAGGCAGGTGGAGGTGCTGAAGGGCAttttcctgcccagctgcccgGGCTGCGGGcaaaaggagctgctgcaggccatGGGCATCATCGGCGCCATCATTATGCCCCATAACATCTTCCTCCACTCCTCCTTGGTCAAG ACACGGGTGATTGACCGGTCCAAGAAGGAGGCAGTGCAGGAGGCCAATATGTATTTCCTGACCGAGTCCTGCCTGGCCCTCTTTGTCTCCTTCCTCATCAACCTCTTTGTCATGGCTGTCTTCGGTGAGGCTTTCTACCACCAGCGAAACGAGGACGTG CACAACAAGTGCATCAACAGCAGCATCAGTCACTACGCCGGCATCTTCCCCACCAACAACGAGACCATCTCTGTGGATATCTACCAGGGG ggtgtcatcctgggctgCTATTTCGGGGCAGTGGCACTGTACATCTGGGGCATTGGGAtcctggcagcaggacagagctccaCAATGACCGGGACTTACGCAGGGCAGTTCGTCATGGAG GGCTTCCTGCAGCTCCGCTGGTCCCGCTTCACCCGGGTGCTCTTCACCCGCTCCTTTGCCATCCTGCCCACTGTCTTGGTGGCCGCTTTCAAGGACATCAGCCACCTCACAGGCATGAATGACCTGCTCAACGTCCTGCAGAGCATCCTG CTGCCTTTTGCcgtcctgcctgtgctcacatTCACCAGCCTGCACCCGCTCATGCAGGATTTCAGCAACAGCCT CCCGGGGAAGGTGCTGATGACCCTCATAACGGGGCTGGTCTGCGCCATCAACATTTACTTCGTGGTGGACTTTTTGCCAACACTGCATGGCCTGGAGTACCACATTCCCCTGAGCCTGCTACTGGTCGCCTACGTGGCTTTCGTCGCCTACCTG ATCTGGACATGCAGCATCGCACATGGAGCCCGCTTCCTGGCCCGGGGCCGCCACAGCCGCTTCAATTTCGGTCTCGCCCTCGACCCGACAGAGACACG GATCTGA
- the PNKD gene encoding probable hydrolase PNKD isoform X1, which translates to MAAGPGGAAAAAAAAGARGLGAACLRLLRRARRAAAALMAFAAPLLFRLGYSLYARTRLGYLFYQRQVKKARERYPHGHSVPQPYCFPGVKILPIPVLSNNYSYLVIDTGSSQAAVIDPSDPLAVQAAIEEEGVILEAIFCTHKHWDHSGGNEALCQKHSSCRVYGSVLDAIPRLTNPLADRETVTVGRLTFEALATPGHTVGHMVYVLDGGPFGSPPCLFSGDLLFLAGCGRPFEGSPETMLASLDIAVGLGEDTLLWPGHEYALECLTFASLLELDNPALEQKLQWVVQQCQEKRSTCPSTLGEEQTYNPFLRTHQPELQEALGLWQAGGEDPDAFRARVLKEVRRRKDLYQAT; encoded by the exons ATGgccgcggggcccggcggggcggcggcggcggcggcagcggccggGGCGCGCGGGCTCGGGGCCGCCTGCCTGCGCCTCCtccgccgcgcccgccgcgccgccgccgcgctcaTGGCCTTCGCCGCCCCGCTGCTGTTCCGCCTGGG GTACAGCCTGTACGCCCGCACACGCCTGGGCTACCTCTTCTACCAGCGGCAGGTGAAGAAGGCCCGGGAGCGGTACCCGCATGGCCACTCCGTGCCCCAGCCCTACTGCTTCCCTG GGGTGAAAATTCTGCCCATTCCTGTACTCTCCAACAACTACAGCTACCTGGTCATTGACACTGGCTCCAGCCAAGCGGCTGTCATCGACCCCTCTGACCCACTGGCTGTACAG gctgccatCGAAGAAGAGGGGGTGATACTGGAGGCCATAttctgcacacacaaacactg GGACCACAGCGGAGGGAATGAGGCGCTCTGCCagaagcacagctcctgcagggtgTATGGCAGCGTTCTCGATGCCATCCCACGGCTCACCAA CCCACTTGCAGACAGGGAGACGGTGACCGTGGGCCGCCTGACCTTCGAGGCGCTCGCCACGCCTGGCCACACTGTGGGCCACATGGTCTATGTGCTGGACGGGGGCCCCTTCGGCAGCCCCCCCTGCCTCTTCTCTGGGGACCTCCTCTTCCTTGCTGGCTGTG GCAGGCCATTCGAGGGCTCCCCTGAGACCATGCTCGCCTCCCTGGACATAGCCGTGGGCTTGGGCGAGGACACGCTGCTTTGGCCAG GCCACGAATACGCACTGGAGTGCCTGACCTTCGCCAGCCTCCTGGAGCTGGACAATCCCGCGCTGGAGCAGAAGCTGCAGTGGGTAGTGCAACAATGCCAGGAAAAGAGGAGCACG tgcCCCTCCACGCTGGGGGAAGAGCAGACCTACAACCCCTTCCTGCGGACCcaccagccagagctgcaggaggcactAGGACTGTGGCAGGCCGGGGGAGAGGACCCCGACGCCTTCCGTGCCCGTGTCCTCAAGGAGGTGCGGAGGCGCAAGGATCTCTACCAAGCCACCTAG